One region of Sphingomonas abietis genomic DNA includes:
- a CDS encoding LysR family transcriptional regulator — protein sequence MAIAEERHFTRAAKVLGIGQPPLSQQIKILEDELGVRLFHRLTRGVELTEAGRAFMPLAQASVTAAEQAAYAAQRAARGEIGGLTIGFTSSASFNPLVPGIIGRFRENFPGLSIALVEQTTARLLNSLADNTLDIAFLRPALGETDDLVTRRLPDEALWIALPARHRLAGQGSLELLELAGEPFILYPRANGRLLYDSIIAACRNAGFSPRIAQEAPQMASTVNLVAAGVGVALVPESMCQLHAQGVTYARIAGDGPMAQLVVAHRREGPVPPAVRNFMSVLSSKT from the coding sequence TTGGCGATCGCCGAGGAGCGTCATTTCACCCGGGCCGCCAAGGTTCTTGGCATCGGACAACCGCCGCTGAGCCAGCAGATCAAGATCCTCGAGGACGAGCTTGGCGTCCGACTGTTCCACCGCCTCACCCGCGGGGTCGAGCTGACCGAGGCAGGGCGTGCGTTCATGCCGTTGGCGCAGGCCTCTGTCACCGCGGCCGAGCAGGCGGCCTATGCGGCGCAGCGTGCGGCGCGGGGCGAAATCGGCGGCCTCACGATCGGATTTACCAGCTCGGCGTCGTTCAATCCCCTGGTTCCGGGCATCATCGGCCGCTTTCGAGAGAATTTTCCCGGTCTGTCGATCGCGCTGGTCGAACAGACGACGGCGCGCCTGCTGAATAGCCTCGCCGACAACACGCTCGACATCGCCTTCCTGCGTCCGGCGCTGGGGGAGACGGACGATCTCGTGACGCGCCGCCTTCCCGACGAGGCGTTGTGGATCGCGCTGCCCGCGCGGCACCGTTTGGCAGGGCAGGGGTCGCTTGAACTGCTCGAGCTCGCGGGCGAACCCTTCATTCTCTATCCGCGTGCCAATGGCCGGCTGCTCTATGACAGCATCATCGCCGCCTGCCGCAACGCCGGCTTCTCGCCGCGCATCGCGCAGGAGGCGCCGCAGATGGCGTCGACGGTCAATCTGGTCGCAGCGGGCGTCGGTGTCGCGCTGGTGCCGGAATCGATGTGCCAGCTCCACGCACAGGGCGTGACCTATGCGCGGATCGCCGGCGACGGCCCGATGGCTCAACTCGTCGTCGCGCATCGGCGGGAGGGGCCCGTCCCCCCCGCCGTGCGCAACTTCATGAGCGTCCTGTCGTCGAAGACCTGA
- a CDS encoding aminotransferase-like domain-containing protein, with product MLVEATDGTLTEQVMALVRTRIERRQLVSGARLPSVRAMAEAAGVSKSTVVEAYDRLVAEGAIRARPGSGFYVAAPLAPLTIAAVDSRADLAIDPLWMLRESLSPRPGAILAGGGCLPDDWLPVELLRKGLRTIARTAPLTSMTNYSTAMGSEPVRRLIARRMGEQGVDVATDQILLTDSGTQAIDLICRFLIEPGDVVLIDDPCYFNFQALLRAHRARPIGVPFTPHGPDVEAFQQALEEHLPRLYITNSAIHNPTGASLSAPVAHRLLKLAEAHDLLIVEDDIFADFETVPSARLAAFDGLDRVIRVGSFSKSLTSAVRCGHIAARRDWIAALADLRIATGMSSSPISAELVHTVLTDGAYRRHMEKIRGRLEQTMTRVIPRLAEIGIVPWIEPSGGMFLWARLPDDLDAVAVTRHALRSNIVLAPGNVFSVSQSAGSYLRLNVARMGDDRVFEVLEAAMAHCGRGQGLAIPPSDH from the coding sequence ATGCTGGTGGAGGCGACGGACGGCACCTTGACCGAGCAGGTGATGGCATTGGTCCGCACCCGCATCGAGCGACGCCAGTTGGTGTCGGGCGCGCGCCTGCCCTCCGTGCGGGCGATGGCGGAGGCCGCCGGCGTCTCGAAATCGACCGTCGTCGAAGCCTATGACCGGCTGGTCGCCGAGGGTGCGATCCGCGCACGGCCGGGATCGGGCTTCTACGTCGCTGCCCCGCTCGCGCCGCTCACGATCGCGGCGGTCGACAGCCGCGCCGATCTGGCGATCGATCCACTCTGGATGCTGCGGGAGTCGCTATCGCCACGGCCCGGCGCGATCCTGGCGGGGGGCGGCTGCCTGCCCGACGACTGGCTTCCCGTCGAGCTGCTGCGCAAGGGGCTCCGCACCATCGCCCGCACCGCGCCGCTGACTTCCATGACGAACTACAGCACCGCGATGGGATCGGAACCGGTGCGCCGCCTGATCGCGCGACGGATGGGCGAACAGGGCGTAGACGTCGCGACCGACCAGATCTTGCTGACCGATTCCGGCACCCAGGCAATCGATCTGATCTGTCGCTTCCTGATCGAACCGGGCGACGTCGTGCTGATCGACGACCCCTGCTATTTCAATTTCCAAGCACTGCTGCGCGCGCACCGGGCGCGCCCGATCGGCGTGCCGTTCACGCCGCACGGGCCGGATGTGGAGGCCTTCCAACAGGCGCTGGAGGAGCATCTGCCACGCCTCTACATCACCAATTCCGCCATCCACAACCCGACCGGCGCCAGCCTCTCCGCACCGGTCGCGCACCGCCTCCTGAAGCTGGCCGAGGCGCATGACCTGCTGATCGTCGAGGACGATATCTTCGCCGATTTCGAGACGGTGCCATCCGCGCGACTGGCGGCGTTCGATGGCCTGGATCGGGTTATTCGGGTCGGTAGCTTTTCGAAGTCGCTGACCAGCGCGGTGCGCTGCGGCCATATCGCCGCGCGGCGAGACTGGATTGCCGCCCTCGCCGATCTGCGGATCGCGACCGGCATGTCGTCGAGCCCGATCTCGGCGGAGCTCGTCCATACCGTGCTCACCGATGGCGCCTACCGCCGCCATATGGAAAAGATCCGGGGCCGGCTGGAACAGACGATGACACGCGTCATTCCCCGCCTCGCGGAGATCGGAATCGTGCCATGGATCGAGCCCAGCGGCGGCATGTTCCTGTGGGCTCGTTTGCCGGACGATCTGGATGCGGTGGCGGTCACGCGCCATGCGCTGCGCAGCAACATAGTGCTGGCGCCGGGCAATGTGTTCAGCGTCTCGCAGAGTGCCGGCAGCTACCTTCGCCTGAATGTCGCGAGGATGGGGGATGATCGCGTGTTCGAAGTTCTCGAAGCGGCGATGGCGCATTGCGGTCGCGGTCAGGGGCTTGCGATCCCTCCTTCCGATCATTGA
- a CDS encoding GMC family oxidoreductase, producing the protein MAKDIDEGALGQALLGLNRGRFDRRAFLTSAMAAGASFAVANALGLAAGPAWAKSTRSVPAPRDADYIVIGAGSAGATAAGQLALRTGASVLVLEGGISDDAEDINNPSQWPQALASAFTKGYATTPQRHANDRVIPYPRGEGLGGCSSVNCMIYGRGSPLDYDDWAYNGALGWDWKSVLPDYKALEDWQGGASDYRGAGGPLHVTQPNPTRGHEGARAFMEGAKSLGYAENPDFNAAAIEGPAWVNMTVYAGRRQNSDVAFLRPALEKGAKLTVLTEAPVLKLVIEKGRCVGVQYLHAGQVTTVRARKEVILSAGAVMTPKILTLSGIGDAATLRRLGIPVVADLPGVGQNLMDHVLGAGVNFEAKRPLPPTNYNHSEVYMWWKSSPDQPAPDINALYVSLPFATKELNLQQTNGYAILSGVMRPKSRGAVTITSADPRAVPLIDPNWLQVEQDVIALRAATNLARDIGNTDAYRDIRKAELLPTQAVASNPAQYREFLKNSVSTYFHPVGTAKMGTDAMAVVDPRLKVYGVEGLRVADASVMPTITTCNTNAPSILIGWRAAKFIANA; encoded by the coding sequence ATGGCGAAGGATATCGACGAGGGCGCGCTCGGCCAGGCGCTGCTCGGGCTCAACCGCGGACGCTTCGATCGCCGCGCGTTCCTGACGTCGGCGATGGCCGCCGGTGCAAGCTTTGCGGTCGCCAACGCGCTGGGCCTCGCGGCCGGGCCGGCCTGGGCGAAGTCGACCCGCAGCGTACCAGCGCCCCGTGACGCGGACTATATCGTCATCGGTGCCGGTTCGGCCGGCGCGACCGCGGCCGGGCAGCTCGCGCTGCGTACCGGCGCGTCCGTGCTCGTGCTCGAAGGCGGCATCTCGGACGATGCCGAGGACATCAACAATCCGTCGCAATGGCCGCAGGCGCTCGCCTCCGCTTTCACCAAGGGCTATGCGACCACCCCGCAACGCCACGCCAACGACCGCGTCATCCCCTATCCGCGCGGCGAGGGCCTGGGCGGGTGCAGCAGCGTCAACTGCATGATCTACGGCCGCGGCAGCCCGCTCGATTATGACGACTGGGCCTATAATGGCGCGCTGGGTTGGGACTGGAAGTCGGTCCTGCCCGACTACAAGGCACTCGAGGATTGGCAGGGGGGCGCGAGCGACTATCGCGGCGCAGGCGGCCCGCTCCATGTCACCCAGCCAAATCCGACCAGGGGCCATGAGGGCGCGCGTGCGTTCATGGAAGGCGCGAAGTCGCTCGGCTATGCGGAGAATCCGGACTTCAACGCGGCCGCGATCGAGGGGCCGGCGTGGGTCAACATGACAGTCTACGCCGGGCGCCGGCAGAATTCCGACGTCGCCTTCCTGCGCCCCGCGCTGGAGAAGGGCGCCAAGCTCACCGTGCTCACCGAAGCGCCGGTGCTCAAGCTGGTGATCGAGAAGGGCCGCTGCGTCGGCGTCCAATATCTCCATGCCGGCCAGGTGACGACGGTGCGCGCGCGCAAGGAGGTGATCCTCTCCGCTGGCGCGGTGATGACGCCCAAAATCCTGACGCTGTCGGGCATCGGCGACGCCGCGACGCTCCGCAGGCTCGGCATCCCGGTGGTCGCAGACCTGCCGGGCGTCGGCCAGAATCTGATGGACCATGTGCTCGGCGCGGGCGTCAACTTCGAGGCGAAGCGGCCGCTGCCGCCGACCAACTACAACCATTCCGAAGTCTATATGTGGTGGAAGTCGTCGCCCGATCAGCCGGCGCCCGACATCAACGCGCTCTATGTCAGCCTGCCGTTCGCGACCAAGGAGCTCAACCTCCAGCAGACCAACGGCTACGCCATCCTGTCCGGCGTGATGCGGCCCAAGTCGCGCGGTGCGGTGACGATTACCTCGGCCGATCCCCGCGCTGTGCCGCTGATCGATCCCAACTGGCTCCAGGTCGAGCAGGACGTCATCGCGCTGCGGGCCGCCACCAACCTCGCGCGCGACATCGGCAATACCGACGCCTATCGCGACATCCGCAAGGCCGAGTTGCTGCCCACCCAGGCGGTCGCCAGCAATCCCGCGCAATATCGCGAGTTCCTCAAAAATTCGGTGTCGACCTATTTCCACCCGGTCGGCACCGCCAAGATGGGCACCGATGCGATGGCGGTCGTCGATCCCAGACTGAAGGTCTACGGCGTCGAGGGGCTGCGCGTCGCGGACGCCTCGGTGATGCCGACGATCACCACCTGCAACACCAATGCGCCCTCGATCCTGATCGGCTGGCGCGCGGCGAAGTTCATCGCCAACGCCTGA
- a CDS encoding LysE family translocator — protein sequence MQAATLITLLSFCFVSSITPGPNNMMLLSSGATFGLRRTVPHILGISGGCAVMVLVLGWSVAGLSDRLPWLFVSLHIVSTAYLLWLAWRIATSTGLREDGRRSRPLTTLDAAAFQWVNPKAWAMVLGAVASFARTDHLVSDVPLIALVLALVGLPCIVTWAGSGSMLKAWLSRPIVLRRFNVAMALLLVASILPGIWQAVTRTA from the coding sequence ATGCAGGCGGCCACGCTGATCACCTTGCTGTCCTTCTGCTTCGTGTCGTCGATCACCCCCGGGCCGAACAACATGATGCTGCTCTCCTCCGGCGCGACGTTCGGGTTGCGCCGGACAGTCCCTCACATCCTCGGCATTTCCGGCGGTTGCGCGGTCATGGTGCTGGTGCTCGGCTGGAGCGTCGCAGGCCTCTCCGATCGCCTGCCGTGGCTGTTTGTCAGCCTCCATATCGTGTCCACCGCTTATCTTCTGTGGTTGGCCTGGCGAATCGCGACGTCGACCGGTCTCCGCGAGGATGGCCGCCGCAGTCGCCCGCTGACGACGCTCGACGCGGCGGCCTTCCAGTGGGTGAACCCCAAGGCATGGGCGATGGTGCTGGGAGCGGTGGCGAGCTTCGCGCGAACCGATCACCTTGTGTCCGATGTGCCGCTGATCGCGCTCGTGCTGGCACTGGTCGGTTTGCCATGCATCGTGACATGGGCGGGATCGGGATCGATGCTCAAGGCATGGCTGTCGCGTCCGATCGTGCTGCGCCGCTTCAATGTCGCAATGGCGCTCCTGCTGGTCGCCTCGATCCTGCCCGGCATCTGGCAGGCGGTGACGCGAACCGCGTGA
- a CDS encoding aldehyde dehydrogenase family protein has product MKIDFTRNFIGGAWVDPVEGATMPVYEPATGKPFGSIADSGIADVDLAVVAARKAYDDGAWGRTTATERGRMLTRFAELILGNASELSAIEAKDTGKPKSVADADFVALARYFEFYGGAADKLHGEVIPYLNGYHVGVLHEPHGVTGHILPWNYPAQMFGRTLAPSLAVGNATVLKPAEDACASSLRLVELAAEAGFPEGSINVVTGKGHTAGAALASHHGVDFMSFTGSPEVGQIIQKLCADHYISCTLELGGKSPHLVFADADLDAAIPVIVKAIIQNSGQTCSAGSRVLVEKAIYDKFAARLADAFAKVRVGSPEMDLDCGPIITAKQQKRVQGFIDRAREDGIAVLAEGQLADGIAADGYYVKPTVFGPVPRANVIASEEVFGPVLTVLPFEDEADAVRLANATDYGLVAAVWTRDGARQMRLVKRIRSGQVFVNCYGAGAGIELPFGGSGKSGHGREKGFAALHDFSKTKTMVINHG; this is encoded by the coding sequence ATGAAAATCGACTTCACGCGAAACTTCATCGGCGGTGCCTGGGTCGATCCCGTCGAGGGCGCGACCATGCCCGTCTACGAACCCGCGACCGGCAAGCCGTTCGGCAGCATCGCCGACAGCGGTATCGCCGACGTCGATCTCGCGGTGGTCGCTGCGCGCAAGGCTTATGACGACGGCGCCTGGGGGCGAACGACGGCGACCGAGCGCGGCCGGATGCTCACGCGGTTCGCAGAACTGATCCTGGGCAATGCCTCGGAGCTGTCGGCGATCGAGGCGAAGGACACCGGCAAGCCCAAGAGCGTCGCCGATGCCGACTTCGTCGCGCTGGCCCGCTATTTCGAATTTTACGGCGGCGCCGCCGACAAGCTCCACGGCGAGGTCATCCCCTATCTCAACGGCTATCATGTCGGCGTGCTGCACGAGCCGCATGGCGTGACCGGCCATATCCTGCCTTGGAACTACCCGGCGCAGATGTTCGGCCGCACGCTCGCGCCGTCGCTGGCAGTGGGCAATGCGACCGTCCTGAAGCCCGCCGAGGATGCCTGCGCGTCGTCGCTGCGGCTGGTCGAGCTGGCGGCCGAAGCGGGTTTCCCCGAAGGCTCGATCAACGTCGTCACCGGCAAGGGCCATACCGCCGGCGCGGCGCTCGCCTCGCACCACGGCGTCGACTTCATGTCGTTCACCGGATCGCCTGAGGTCGGCCAGATCATCCAGAAATTGTGCGCGGACCATTATATCAGCTGCACGCTCGAGCTCGGCGGCAAGTCGCCGCATCTCGTGTTCGCCGACGCCGACCTCGACGCGGCGATCCCCGTCATCGTCAAGGCGATCATCCAGAACAGCGGCCAGACCTGCTCGGCCGGCAGCCGCGTGCTGGTCGAGAAGGCGATCTACGACAAGTTCGCGGCGCGCCTCGCTGACGCCTTCGCCAAGGTGCGCGTCGGCAGCCCCGAGATGGATTTGGATTGCGGCCCGATCATCACCGCCAAGCAGCAGAAGCGCGTGCAGGGCTTCATCGATCGGGCGCGCGAGGACGGCATCGCGGTGCTCGCCGAGGGGCAACTCGCCGACGGCATTGCGGCCGACGGCTATTATGTGAAGCCGACCGTCTTCGGCCCCGTGCCGAGGGCCAATGTCATCGCCTCCGAGGAGGTGTTCGGCCCGGTTCTCACCGTGCTGCCGTTCGAGGACGAGGCCGACGCGGTGCGCCTCGCCAACGCCACCGACTATGGTCTCGTCGCGGCGGTCTGGACCCGCGACGGCGCCCGCCAGATGCGGCTCGTCAAGCGCATCCGCTCGGGCCAGGTGTTCGTGAACTGCTACGGCGCGGGCGCCGGCATCGAGCTGCCATTCGGCGGTTCGGGCAAGAGCGGCCATGGTCGCGAGAAGGGCTTCGCTGCCCTCCACGATTTCAGCAAGACCAAAACGATGGTGATCAACCACGGTTGA
- a CDS encoding transporter: MAKAWTSRRLFTKFGIIAGLAGLAAAPAVAVKFDAGDYVPAPPGTNLLLLYMQHASSDSLWANGHKIDDKARLDTDVGIFRYVGFGKVAGMTFDYQILQPFGSLRASGSTASLGSTSGVGDTILVSTLWVVNKPQSGTYVGITPYLYIPDGNYKATRALNLGENRWKGAMQGVISQQITKHWIAEGAADATFYGDNDKAPDGPLKQHKMFEFQGWARYLFDPKTEVNMRVSYTTGGDTSLDGIGQNDSTHTWSFLGTLRRSLDAHHQIMIQGGKDISVRNGFKEGMRFQVRLLQIL; encoded by the coding sequence ATGGCGAAGGCCTGGACGTCGCGGCGTCTTTTCACGAAATTCGGTATCATCGCAGGACTGGCCGGGCTGGCGGCGGCACCCGCCGTCGCGGTGAAGTTCGACGCCGGCGATTATGTGCCCGCGCCGCCGGGGACCAACCTCCTGCTGCTCTACATGCAGCACGCCTCGTCCGACTCACTCTGGGCGAACGGTCACAAGATCGACGACAAGGCGCGCCTCGATACCGACGTCGGCATTTTTCGCTATGTCGGCTTCGGCAAGGTCGCCGGCATGACCTTCGATTATCAGATCCTCCAGCCCTTCGGATCGCTGCGCGCGAGCGGCTCTACCGCCAGTCTCGGCTCGACGAGCGGTGTCGGCGATACGATCCTGGTCAGCACATTGTGGGTGGTCAACAAGCCGCAGAGCGGCACCTATGTCGGCATCACGCCCTATCTCTACATTCCCGACGGCAATTATAAGGCGACGCGCGCCCTCAATCTCGGTGAGAACCGGTGGAAAGGGGCAATGCAGGGGGTGATCTCGCAGCAGATCACCAAGCATTGGATCGCGGAAGGCGCCGCCGATGCGACATTCTACGGCGACAATGACAAAGCGCCGGATGGCCCCCTGAAACAGCACAAGATGTTCGAGTTCCAGGGCTGGGCGCGCTACCTGTTCGATCCCAAGACCGAAGTGAACATGCGGGTCAGCTACACGACGGGTGGTGACACGTCGCTGGACGGCATCGGCCAGAATGACTCGACGCATACCTGGTCGTTCCTCGGCACGTTGCGCCGGTCGCTCGATGCACATCATCAGATCATGATCCAAGGCGGCAAGGATATTTCCGTCCGCAACGGCTTCAAAGAGGGGATGCGGTTCCAAGTCCGCCTCCTCCAGATTCTCTAA
- a CDS encoding LysR substrate-binding domain-containing protein, with the protein MSDLTSLKLFVRAAECGSLSEAARMSNLAIAAASRRIANLEHRYNVKLFQRSRQGMALTGAGQACLANARAVLDHAQAMDAEMADFAGGVRGTVRVQTCPSAIIQFLPADLAAYADERPDVRLDLAENVSSDIVENLISEKGDLGIIIEGTQTYQLETLPYRHDRLALLAPLGTLGDRKSILFAEVQDRDFVGLLQATALTRTLMTETAKADRKLRLRMQVRSFDGVCRMVEAGFGLGVLPDIAARGFARSMRLDVVPLADDWAHRSMLICFAQGAMSSRITKSLAEHLSACAADGISSYPWPQAMRSPVDRA; encoded by the coding sequence GTGTCTGATCTGACGTCGCTCAAATTGTTCGTTCGCGCGGCGGAATGTGGAAGCCTCAGCGAGGCCGCGCGGATGTCGAATCTGGCGATCGCCGCGGCCAGCCGCCGCATCGCCAATCTCGAGCATCGCTACAATGTGAAGCTCTTCCAGCGAAGCCGCCAGGGAATGGCGCTGACCGGGGCTGGCCAGGCATGCTTGGCCAACGCGCGCGCGGTTCTCGATCACGCGCAGGCGATGGATGCCGAGATGGCCGATTTTGCCGGCGGCGTGCGCGGCACCGTCCGCGTCCAGACCTGCCCATCGGCGATCATCCAGTTTCTACCCGCCGATCTCGCCGCCTATGCCGACGAACGTCCCGACGTGCGCCTCGATCTCGCCGAGAATGTCAGTAGCGATATCGTCGAGAACCTCATCTCCGAAAAGGGCGATCTCGGGATCATCATCGAGGGTACGCAGACCTATCAGCTGGAAACGCTGCCCTACCGGCATGATCGCCTTGCGCTGCTGGCGCCGCTTGGCACGCTCGGCGATCGCAAGAGCATCCTGTTCGCCGAAGTGCAGGATCGGGATTTCGTCGGCCTCCTGCAGGCGACCGCGCTGACCAGGACATTGATGACGGAGACTGCCAAGGCGGATCGCAAACTCCGCCTGCGCATGCAGGTCCGAAGCTTCGACGGGGTCTGCCGGATGGTCGAAGCCGGGTTCGGACTGGGCGTGTTGCCCGATATCGCCGCACGCGGGTTCGCGCGTTCAATGCGTCTCGACGTGGTGCCGCTCGCCGACGACTGGGCGCACCGCTCGATGCTGATCTGCTTTGCGCAGGGCGCGATGTCGTCGCGGATTACGAAGAGCTTGGCAGAGCATCTCAGTGCCTGCGCGGCCGACGGCATCTCTTCTTATCCTTGGCCGCAGGCTATGAGATCGCCGGTCGATCGAGCCTGA
- a CDS encoding UrcA family protein translates to MSFRNHATAVALALSLAAPVTARGVGDDLTTSVVVKRIAVHSPADARRLERRLGEAALAVCGAEGHELSEYRNAIRRSACYSDAMAAARANAGIADAKRSAIALEAPSAASGRP, encoded by the coding sequence ATGTCGTTCAGGAACCATGCGACCGCGGTCGCTCTCGCCCTTTCCCTGGCCGCGCCGGTGACCGCTCGCGGCGTGGGCGACGACCTTACGACGAGCGTCGTGGTCAAGCGGATCGCCGTGCATTCGCCCGCCGATGCGCGCCGGCTCGAACGGCGCCTGGGTGAGGCGGCGCTGGCCGTCTGCGGCGCCGAGGGCCATGAACTGTCCGAATACCGCAACGCCATCCGCCGCTCCGCCTGCTATTCCGATGCCATGGCCGCCGCGCGCGCCAACGCCGGCATCGCCGACGCGAAGCGGAGCGCCATCGCGTTGGAGGCGCCGTCCGCTGCGAGCGGGAGGCCCTGA